TAACGTGCGCGCGGATATCGCATTTGCCGCCGCAGTCAAAGGTGCTGCATGTCGGCACGATTTTTTCAGCGGCCTCTGCCACAGGCGTATCAGCGTTAGCCTTGCCTGCCTTCACAAAAAGCGGCGCGGCCGCCAGCGCCGAGGTGGCGCGCAGAAAGTCGCGGCGCGACAGCCCGCCCTCGCCCGGCCCATCCTTTTGGGTTAGTGGTTTCATTCAGTTCCCTCATCAAAAGGGCGTATTCTGCAAAGCCCTGAAACGGGAAAGCTTGATGGTTATAAATGGGAAAAAATTGAACGGCGCGTAGCGGAAAGTTTCAGAAAAACGGGCGGGAAGAAAGACGAAAAGGAGAAAAATGGCACCGCCTGAGCCAGCGGCGCCGTGTGACTTACTCGTTGTGCTGTTGCTCGCGGGCCTCTTTCACCTGCGCGGGCGTGACGGGTGCGGCATGGTTGCCGAAACTGCCGCGAATGTAGTTGGTGACATCCGCCGCATCCTGGTCGCTGAGCGTCCAGCCGTAACCCGGCATACTGTACGGCAGATGGCCCTGCGTCACCGCCGTTTTACCGCCCTCCAGCACCACGCGCAGCAGCGTCAGCGGGTTCCCGGCGTTCACGGTGAGATTGTCTTTCAGCGCCGGAACGGCGTACTCCGCGCCCTCGCCGTTGCTGGCGTGACAGGTGGCGCAGTAGCGGGCATAGAGCTGATGACCGTTCTCCATTTCGGCTTTCGCCACCTTCGGCGCGTCGCCTTTCGCCGGCTCGCTGCCCGGCAGGCTTAACAGATAATTCGCGATGGCGCGGTTGTCGTCATCGGTCAGGTATTGCGTGCTGTTAGTGACAACCTCATCCATTGGCCCACTCAGCGCCGCGTGTTTACTGCGCCCTTCGCGCAGCAGCACGGCGAGATCCTCTTCGGACATTTTCAGCCCGCGCAGCGACGGCGCGTACCAGCCGTTAAGCGCCTCGCCCGCGAGGAACTGCTCATCACGCTCGTCGAAAGCTTTTTCCTGCATCCCCACGCCGCGCGGCGTATGGCATGCGCCGCAGTGGCCCGGCCCCTGCACCAGATACGCGCCGCGGTTCCAGGCCGCGCTTTTATCCGCGCGCGGCGTAAACGGTTTATGGTCCACAAACAGGCTGTTCCAGATGCCAAGCGGCCAGCGTATCGAGAGCGGCCACGGAATGTCGCTTTCGCGGTTCGCGGTGGCCTGCGGTTTAACCTCGTTAATCAGATAGTCATAGAGCGCGCGCAGATCGTCATCGCTCATCTTCGCATAGGACGGATACGGCATCGCCGGGTAGAGATGGTGGCCGTCCTTCGCAATACCTTCGCGCATGGCGCGGGCGAATTCGTCATAGCTGTAGCTGCCGATACCGTGGGTTTTATCCGGCGTGATGTTGGTGGAGTAAATATCGCCAAGCGGCGTGGCGAATTTCAGCCCGCCCGCCAGCGGCGCGCCGTCCGCGGCCGTATGGCAGGCCATGCAGTCGCCCGCGCGCGCCACATATTCGCCGCGCGACATCTCCTGCGCGCCCGTGTGCGCCGCCCACAGGCTTAACGCCAGTAACGTAATACGTTTCATGCGCCCTCCTTCGCCATCTCGTGCAGCTCTTTCACCGCGCGGTAGCCCTGATCGATGGCCGAGTTGGCATACGGGCTCCAGTCGGCGTCCGAGTTGGCGATGGTGATGCGTCCGACCGGCTGCCGGGCTTTTTCGATGATTTTTTGCGAACCTTCTTCATCGTCAAACAGGCCGCTGAAGAAGTAAGAGTAGCCGTGTGACCAACGGTTAACCGTAATGGCCGCGATATCGCGCTCGTGATCAAACCCGGCCGCGCCAAACATGCCCTGAAGCTGGTCGCGGATCATCTTCTCATGCACTTCGAACGGCGTGCCGAGCAGGAACGCGCGCCCCTTGCGGAACTGCTCGCGGGCGCTAAGCCCGCTGCCGGGGAATGTCGGCACGTAAACCATATGCAGGCCGATGGGCGCGTTCGGATCGCGTGGGTGCTGGTAGCCGCCCATATCCACCGGGTAGTCGAGCTTGACCCGGCTGTAGGGTGCTGCGGGCGAGTAGATCTCATGTACGCCGAGCTTCATAAACGGCTGCCAGTTGCGAATAACCACTTTGCTGTAGACCAGCGGTGCTTTGACGTTCTGCTTCAGCGCCTCCTGCTGCTCGTGCGGAATTTCCGGCACCAGATACGGGATCATCATGTTGTAGCCCGCCATCACGGTCTGCCCGGCTTTCACCTTGTGCAGTTTACCGTCGCGCAGGTAGGTCACTTCCACCCCGCCCGCCACATTGGCGGCATGTACGCCGGTGCTGTTGAGACGCAGGCGCACCGGATGCGCCGGTTTATCCAGCTGGCTGTAGTCGAAGGTCGCCAGCACGATATCTTCCATGCTGTTACCCGGCGCCACGGCCGGAATAAGATGCCGCACCATCAGGCGCGCCAGCCCGGCGTTGCCGTCCGGGAAGTGGTAAATATACGGCTCTTCGAGATCCGCCAGCGATTCAGCGTCAAGCGGCGGCAGATCCATGCCATCAAGCCCCGGCAGCGCGCAGATACGCGCGTCGCTCGCTGACGTGCCGTCGATGCCAATCGCCTGGAAATCGTTGGTGCGCTGCTGGAAATAGCGGATGGCGCTGTCGCTTAACCCCACCTTTTCGCGCAGGAACTGGCTGTAGCTGTGGGAATCAAGCCAGGCGACTTTATCCTCGACGCTCAGCCCGGCGAGATAATCTTTTTTCTCAGTGTGCAGCGCGATTAGCGCATCGCGGTCCGCCTGCGGCAGCGGGAAATCGTTAATGAAGTCGCGAATGTTGCGGGCGTTCATACGATCAGGCGGAATATCGTCCGCCACCGCGCGCCCCGGATCGCCGCTGACGATTTTATCGACGCCAAAGTTGGTTTTATCGAAATAGACGCCGCGGCTTAAGTGGTGATCCGGGTAGAAGGTTTGATCGAAGCTTTTCGCCATGCGCTCAATGCTGACGTTCAGCGTTTTCAGCAGCCCCATTGCGATTTCGCTGAAATTACTGGCCGGCGACTGGAAAGATTCGCTGCCGCCGTAGCCGAGCACGGTTTTCCCGTCGACGTGAAATTCGTTGCGCTTGGCGTGACCGCCAAAATCGTCATGGTTATCGAGCAGCAGAATGCGCTGCTGCTTTCCGCGCAGCTCCTGCCAGAAACAGGCGGCGGCAAGGCCGCTGATGCCCGCGCCGACAATCACCAGATCATACTCCTCCTCCACCGGAACGCTGGCCGGGTCGAACCGCTTATCTTCACGCCCCAGCGCGTGCGCCTGCTCGAACGAGCCGGGATGGTTACCGCGAAGGCCCGTCAACGTCGGCGGATAATAGAGCGACTGCGCTGCCGTCTGCGGCGAGGCGCGCAGAATTTGCCACGGCGTCATTCCGGCGGCCACGGTGATGGCGACGCCATTGAGAAAATCACGTCGGGTGATTGCCATAGAACTTCCTTAAAGGACAAAAATTATTGTTTTCAGTTTGTTATATAATGGTACAGAATTTTTGCCTGCCAGACACCCCGGCAGGCGTGGATTGCGGAAGGATTAAGCAGAAAGTTTACCGGTTTGCGCGACTTCATCGAGCCGCTGCTGCATCTCTTTCAGGTTATCAAGCAGATTAGTATCGGCCTCGGTCGCCGTTTCGCCTTTGCCGGTAATGACAAAGTGGTAATTTTCCTCGCGACAGGTGGCGGTATATTCATACGCCCCGCCCGGCTGCTGTTTTTTGTCGATAGACAGTGACATACATCCTCCTTTCAGTCGTTATCTCTTAAAAGGTAGAGTATTTTCGCGCACTGCGTCAGGGGATCGCCGAAAGCTCAGCCAGCCGGAAGTGATCGGGTTTGAATATGCGCGTGGGGCATGGCGCTTCAAAATGCCAGGTATCATCCGGCGCGAGGTTAAAGGTTATCGCGGTGGTATAGCCCACCACCATGCCGTTGCGCAGAAGATTAAACGCCACATAGACCTGCCGTAAGGATCGGTCGGTGAGGTTTTTGACCATACCGTCAAGGCGCAGCTTATCCGCCTCGGTTTTCACAAAATGGACGTCTGTAAGCGCCACCGGCGCGATATCCGCCCGCGCGCACTGCATAAACAGCGTGCACGCGAGCACGAACATGGTGAATAGTCGTTTCATGCGTTCTCTGGGTTATGCGGGTGTAATGCTTGTTCAGAATGTTAACCGATTCATAACGCTGCTTTAACCAGTAAAACCGCTAAAGGGTAAAGAGATGTGAATGTTCGCGCCGGGCTACAGGTATACTGGCGGCATTCACTGCCATGATTTCCTAAGGAATATAGACACATGAAAAAATGGACGATGCTGGCTGGCGTGCTGATAACGGGTTGCGGCGCCAGTGACGATCTCAGCACGCGTTATACCCATGAAGTCTCCGTCCCGGTAGCGTATCAGGGGCAGAACGTCTGTTTACGGCTCCCGCTGCAAACCGGAGAGAAAATCGTCTCGGCCATTGTCTATAACACCCGGAACCCTGCAAAACAGACGATATTCCCGGCCACAAAACCAGTCACCTCTGGCGCGTTTTGCATGACGCCCGCTGAGTTTACCTTCGTGGCAGGCAACGATTACCTGGCGGTGATTGAGGCAAATAGTGCCAGTACAAATGCGAAATCGACCCGCCGCGCCTTTAGCGCGGCGTTTCATATACCCCAATAAAAGGCGTGATTCACAACGCGTCAGCGCGCAGAAATGTACTCCTGGAACACATAGCGAATCATCCCTGTTCGTCTCCATTGGCCAGCGATTTGCACAGATACTTCGGCGATTCGGTATAGCCCTGGCGGTAATAAAAGCGGTGCGCGTCGCTGCGACGGCTGTGGCAGTGAACCTCAATACGATCGCAACCACGCGCGCGGGCGAGCGTCTCACCTTCACTTTCCAGCAGCCTGCCGATCCCTTTGCTGCGGGCGTTGCTGCTCACACAGAAATAACTGATGCGGCAGAAATCGCCTTCAAGCGCCAGCTGGGGAATAAAATTTTTCGAACCAACTAATTTCCAATAACTTATTACCTTGTTATAGTTTTGTGGGCCTTTTTGGAAAAGATAAAACGCCTCAATTTTTCAGTGTTTGTCTCAACTAATAAATACATTGTTATACCTACGGCTATAACTGACAACCACATAACAATGGATGAAACTGGATTATAATTCACAGCAGGCTTGATAGACATATAAATATAATTATACAAATAAATTGAATATGAAGCAGAACCGATAAAAGAAAGAATTCTAACGACGCCACCATCCCAATTCATTGATGTCATTTTTACCATTATCAAGCCAAATATAATGGAAACAAAAATTTCATATGGCCTGACGTTATTATCATATCCCTTTCCTTTATATAACAGGAGAGCTAGCAGGATAAGCGTAACGCAAGGTGCAATCTTGAATCTATCCATAAAATTAACTATTGGAGCACCATTGATTTTAAGTATATAACCAAAGATAAATAAAGGCAAATATACAGGAAGCCCCCAATTATACAACGGGTTAAAATTGAAATAGAATATTAAAAGAGCCAAGGATAGGGTTAGCAAAAAGAAAAGCCATGCATTAAAAGGCTTTCTGATGGAATAAAGTAAAAAAGGCAAGAGCACATAAAACTGCATTTCAACCGCTATTGTCCAAAACACGCCAGAAATACTAAACAAAGTCGATCCAAAAAAATTATGAACAAAAGTTAAATGCGTCAATATGTCAAAATAAGTGGTGTTTTTGGTTGTTATACCATATGTATCTATAATATAAACCCATACAGCCACAGCAATATAATATGGTGGGGCTATTCTGAGGAATCTTTTTGAAATATATCTACAGTAGCCTTTTAGGTTAATAGCAGCAGCAAATTCACGTTGTGTGGAAATCCCCATGCAATACCCTGAAATAACAAAAAAAAATGCCTACCCCCACCCATCCGTTACCCATAAAGCCCAGGAGATCAAATTTATCGCCAAGAAGGAAAGCAGGACGCCCGGTATCACGCCAAATATGAAAAGTTAAGACAAGCATCACAGCTATTGCTCTTGACACATCAAGAAGAGCATTCCTATTCACTCTCAATCTCCAACATAAGTTATAAAACACCGTCTGCTATCATAATAGCAAGCAGAGTTTGCATTGTATAATGCAAATGCATTTCTGGTTCAAAGTAAACGAATTAATTACCTAAGTAAATTCACAAATGGTATGACTTTAACTTCCGGAAGGCGTTACTGCTCCAGTTCTAATGAGATAAGGTAAACAGTGCCCCAGTTGCTGTCATATGGAAAGAAAAGTTATGTTTTTTCATACAAACGTTATATTTCTGAAACGCCCCTATAAGTTTAACAACTTCATCAAAAAGCCAAGCCCCAGTTCACCTTGCAATACACATGGATATTATATTGTTAATGCTATAGCCGAGCTGCCCAAACAGCTGGCAAAGCGCAGGCACAACCTTAAGCGTGGCATGACGAAGATTCACTGTTTGTCTCCTTCGCGCCTGGCATCAACCAACGATTTGCACAGATACTTCGGCGATTCGGTATAGCCCTGGCGGTAATAAAAGCGGTGCGCGTCGCTGCGACGGCTGTGGCAGTGAACCTCAATACGATCGCAACCACGCGCGCGGGCGAGCGTCTCACCTTCACTTTCCAGCAGCCTGCCGATCCCTTTGCTGCGGGCGTTGCTGCTTACGCAGAAATAGCTGATGCGGCAGAAATCTCCTTTAAGCGCCAGCTGGGGAATAAAATGCAGCGACAGTACGCCAAGCAGCACGCCGTCTTCTTCCGCCACCAGCACCCTTTCGTCCGGGTGCGCCAGCAGTTCCGCGAGGCGTTGGTCGATAAAGTGCGACGTATCCGGGTAATCCAGCTCGGTTAATAAGGCGCTGATGGCCGGGGCATCAGCAGGCGTCGCGGTTCGGGTCGTTATCATGGTTATCTGTCTCTTTACGCTGGCGAGGTACGAGTGGTGATGGAGTGACATTAGCCTTGGCCGCGATAAGTGGCTGTGTCAACTGCGGTTTCTGGGGGGCAGTGGTTTGCTTTAAGCTAATGAAAACGGCTTTCTGGCTCTTAAATATTTCCTGTTTGGCCCCTGTTATTATGATAACCCTGTTATTTCACGTAGGTGAAAAATAACAAAAAAAGCTTATTATCTCTCTTTTACTAGCCCCTACAAAGGAAGAGACATGCCGGACCCAGCAACGTATTCAGCGATAGCAGCGACCTGTGCAGCGATTGCCGCAGGAATTAATGCTTACATTGGTTATAAAAACAGAATGGACGCTCTCGATAAGCCCGTTCTGGACAGGCTTATAAAAAAAGCAGAAGAGTGTAATGCCCTGATTCTTAAGAACCACCATTCAATAATTTATGAAGATGGTAAAATGGGTGATACCTCCCGCATATATACATTGCTTTATCTTTCTATGAAAGATTGTGAAAGCGTCGCCAAAGGCATGCCGCTTATAAACAGAATTGGTTATTTTAAAAACAAAAGAAATTCAAAAGTTGAAGATCTTAAAGACTATTTTTTTGATACATTGCACTCAACTATCTGGATTGATCTGAAAGATAAAAACGCAATAAACAAGTCGAGAAACCAAACTTTAGTATCGCAGGCTAAAAGTGTTAGCAAATTTTATGAAAAGCAAATAAAAAGCAAATAATGCCAATATTATTTTTCAGGTAACACCATTATTTAACCGAAATTCTAAATTCGCACTCACTGCCCGCCATGACAAAAAGCTGATTTGCCTGTTTACGGCAAATCAGCCCTGACTTTATTTATCCGTGCTTAATCATCACATGCCGCACGACGGTGTAATCCTCAAGCCCGTACATCGACATATCCTTGCCGTAGCCGGAGAGTTTCTGACCGCCGTGGGGCATTTCGCTTACCAGCATAAAATGCGTGTTCACCCAGGTGCAGCCATATTGCAGGCGGGCGCTGAGGCGGTGCGCGCGGCCAACGTCGCGGGTCCAGACGGATGACGCCAGCCCATATTGCGAATCGTTGGCGTAGGTGAGCGCCTGCGCTTCATCATCAAACGGCGTCACGCTGATTACCGGGCCGAACACTTCGCGCTGCACGATAGCGTCCTCCTGCTTCGCGCCGGCGAGAACGGTCGGCTGGAAGTAGTAGCCCGGCCCGTCGACTTTCGCGCCGCCGGTCACTACGCGAATATGCGGCAGCGCTTTCGCCGCCTCCACTGCCTGGCTCACGCGATCCAGATGCGCTTGTGAACTGAGCGGGCCGAGTTCGGTGGTTTCATCCTCCGGCGCGCCTGTTTTCAGGCTGCCCACCGCCGCGCCGAGCTTTTCAACGAGCGTGTCGTAAATCCCTTTTTGGGCGTAAATGCGACACGCCGCCGTACAATCCTGGCCCGCGTTATAGAACCCGAACGTGCGGATGCCTTCGACGACGGCGTCGAGATCGGCGTCGTCAAACACCAGCACCGGCGCTTTACCGCCAAGCTCCATATGGGTGCGCTTGATGGATGACGCGGTACGGCTGATGATGTGTTCTCCGGTGGCGATAGAGCCGGTGAGCGACACCATGCGCACTTTCTCATGGCTGGTGAGCGGGTCGCCCACCGTCTGCCCGCGGCCAAACAGCACGTTCAGCACGCCCGCCGGGAAGATATCTTTCGCCAGTTCCGCGAGTTTGAACGCGGTAAGCGGCGTAATTTCAGAGGGTTTGAGCACTACGCAGTTGCCCGCCGCCAGCGCCGGGGCAAGCTTCCAGGCGGCCATCATCAGCGGGTAGTTCCAGGGCGCGATAGAGGCCACGACGCCCACCGGGTCACGGCGGATCATCGAGGTGTGATCCGCCAGATATTCCCCGGCGGCAAGCCCGTTTAAGCAGCGCGCGGCACCGGCAAAGAAGCGGAACACATCCGCCACCGCCGGGATTTCGTCACCCGCCACGCAGTGCAGCGGCTTGCCGCAGTTTTTAGATTCGAGCTGCGCGAACGTCTGCGCGTTCGCTTCAATCACTTCCGCGAGCTTCAGCAGCGCCTCGGCGCGCTCCTTCGGCGTGGTAAGACGCCACTGTTCGAACGCCGCGTCGGCGCTCTTTACCGCCGCATCCACCTGTTCAGGGCTGGCTTCGGCAATCTCCAGCAGCACCTCGCCCGTCGCGGGGTTATAGACCGGCAGGCGCTCGCCCTTGCCTTCCACCAGCGCGCCGTTAATCAGTAATTGACTCTGCATAGCGTGTTCCTTTGAGGTTATTTGCCGCTACCGGCGACAGTTTCATCATCGCGCGTCAGCCACCACGCGCCCAGAATGGGGATCATGGTGAGGAGCATGACGCACAGCGCCACCACGTTCGTCACCGGCACGTCGCGCGGGCGGCCAAGCTGGTTCAGCAGCCACAGCGGTAGCGTGCGCTCGTGGCCTGCGGTAAACGTGGTGACAATAATTTCATCAAACGAGAGTGCGAAGGCGAGCATGCCGCCCGCCAACAGCGCGGTGCCGAGATTGGGCATCACGATATAGCGAAAGGTCTGCCAGCCGTCGGCACCGAGATCCATCGACGCCTCAATCTGGCTGTATGCCGTACGTCGTAATCGGGCAATCACATTATTAAAGACCACCACCACGCAAAAGGTGGCATGGCCCACTACCATCGTGAGAAAGCCCGGTTCGATGTCGAGCTGTTTAAACGCGGTGAGCAGCGCAATACCGGTGATGATGCCCGGCAGCGCGATGGGCAGCAGCAATAGCAGCGACACCGCGCTTTTGCCGAAAAACTCGCGCCGCCAGAGCGCGGCGGCGGCCAGCGTGCCGAGCACGAGCGCCAGAAGCGTCGCAAGCGTCGCGACTTTAAGTGACAACGTCACCGATTCGAGAATATCCGCACGCTGCGCCGCCACCTCAAACCAGCGCAGCGTAAAGCCCTGCGGCGGAAAGCTAAAGGCGGATTCTTCAGTGTTAAACGCGTAAAGCGCGATAATCGCCAGCGGGAAGTGCAGGAAAATCACGCCGCCCCAGGCGGCGATTTTGAGCGGCCACGGCGCGCGGTCAGAGTGCATCGAACGCTCCCAGGCGCTTCACGAACGCCAGATAAACGGCAATCAGGACAATCGGCACCAGCGTAAACGCCGCCGCCATCGGCATATTGCCAATCGCCCCCTGCTGGGAATAGACCATATTGCCGATGAAAAAGCCCGGCGGGCCGACGAGCTGCGGCACGATGAAATCGCCGAGCGTTAATGAGAAGGTGAAAATCGAACCGGCGGCGATGCCCGGCACCGCCAGCGGCAGCACCACGTGGCGAAACGTCTGAGAGGGCTTTGCGCCGAGATCGGCGGACGCCTGCAGCAGCGACGGCGGCAGACGCTCCAGCGCCGCCTGCACCGGCAGGATCATAAACGGCAGCCAGATATAGACGAACACCAGAAACCGTCCAAGTCCGGAGGTGGAAAGCGTGTTGCCGCCAATGCCCGGCAGCGTCAGCAGCGCGTTAAGCGTCCCTTCCAGCCCCAGATGTTGCAGGAACCACTGCGCCACCCCGTCGCGCGCCAGCAGAAGCGTCCAGGCGTAGGCTTTGACGATATAGCTCGCCCACATCGGCAGCATGACGGCGATATAAAAAAACGCCTTCAGCGAGCCGCGCGTGTAGCGCGCCATATACCAGGCCATTGGAAACGCCAGAATGGCGCAGGCGATGGAAACAGCAACCGCCATGACCAGCGTGCGCACGATGATGTCGTAGTTGGCCGGATTAAACAGCGCGCTCAGGTTGGCGAGCGTGAAATCCGGCGTTACCGACATCGTAAAGTCATCGAAGGTGTAAAAGCCCTGCCAGAGCAGCGTCAGCAGCGAGCCGAGATAGATAATCCCGAACCATATCAGCGGCGGCAGCAACAGCAGGAACAGCCAGAGAGTCGGACGCCGCCACAGCAGCGCCGCCGCGCGTCGCAGCGGGCCACTGGCGCGCGCAGGGGGCGAAAGCGTCATATCCATCTACCCCTCTCCCTGCAGCCGAATCATGGCGGCGCGCGCCCAGGAGGCGGTAACGCTCTGCCCCGAGCGCGGCAGTGACGCATCGGCCACCGGCGACGGGTTCGCCTGGCTTACCAGCAATTTTTCGCCCCCCTCAAGCGTCAGCTCCACGCGCGTGGCCGCGCCCTGGAACTGCACCGTCTGCACCGTACCGCGCACCTGGATGTCGCCAGGCTCGTTAAGCCGGATATGCTCAGGACGCAGCGAAAAGGTGCCCGGCTCGCCGCCGAGGTCACGCATCATGGATTCACTCAGCACGTTCGCGGTGCCGACAAAACCCGCAACAAACGGCGTGCGCGGGCGCATGTAGAGTTCGCGCGGCGCGTCTATCTGCTCGATGCGCCCGTTGTTAAACACCGCCACCCGGTCGGACATCGACAGCGCTTCGCCCTGATCGTGCGTAACGAACACAAACGTAATGCCGAGCGAGCGTTGCAGGTTTTTCAGCTCCACCTGCATCTGCTCGCGCAGTTTGAGATCGAGCGCGCCGAGCGGTTCGTCAAGCAGCAGCACGCGAGGCTGGTTGACCAGCGCCCGGGCGATAGCGACGCGCTGGCGCTGCCCGCCGGAGAGCTGCGACGGTTTGCGCGCATGGGTAAAACCGAGCGCCACCCGCTCCAGCGCCTCGCGGGCGCGGGTAAGCCGCGTTTTTTTATCGACGCCTTTAACCATCAGCCCGTAAGCGACATTCTCCAGCACCGACATATGCGGAAACAGCGCGTAATCCTGAAAGACCGTGTTAACGTCGCGCTCCCACGGCGGCAACTCGCTGGCTTCGCGCCCGAACAGGCGAATAGCGCCGTCGCTCAGTTGCTCAAAGCCCGCGATCATCCGCAGACAGGTGGTTTTGCCGGAGCCGGACGGCCCCAGCATCGAGAAAAACTCCCCGTCTTCAATCGTCATGCTGACGTTATCGACCGCGCACACGTCGCCGTAGCGCCGCGAGACCTGCTGAAACTCCACTGCGTAAGCCATACGTCCCCCGCGCTTAGCGCCCGCCCATGATGGCGATGTAATCCTGGGTCCAGCGGCTGTAGGGCACATATTTCCCGCCCTGCGACACCGGCGTTTTCCAGAAGGCGATTTTGTCGAAGAAGGTAAAGCCGTTGGTTTCGCAGCCCTTCTCACCCAGCAGCGTGCTGGCCTTACAGCCTTCCGGTACTGCCGGGAGCGAGCCGAACCAGGCGGCGACATCGCCCTGCACTTTCGGCGTCAGCGACCAGTTCATCCACTGGTAAGCACAGTTAGGGTGTTTCGCGTCGGCGTGCAACATGGTGGTGTCGGCCCAGCCGGTCACGCCCTCTTTCGGAAAGACTGTGGCGATGGGCTGGCCTTCGTTTTTCAGCGCGTTGGCCTGATACGGCCAGGCGCTGGCAGCCACGACGCCTTCGTTTTTGAAATCGCTCATCTGTACCGTGGTGTCATGCCAGTAGCGGTGGATCAGCTGATGCTGGTCGCGCAGCACTTTCAGCACCGCGCCATACTGCGCCTCGGTCAGTTGATAAGGATCGGTAATGCCAAGCTCCGGCTGAGTGGCTTTAACGTAGAGCGCCGCATCGGCGATATAAATTGGCCCGTCGTAAGCCTGCACGCGCCCCTGGTTGGATTTGCCGTCCGCCAGCGTCTGCTTCACAAACAGCACCGCCCAGCTGTCCGGCGGCGTCGGGAACGCTTTGGTGTTGTACATCAGCAGGTTTGGCCCCCACTGGTACGGCGTGCCGTAGACTTTACCGTCGAGATTAAACCATTCGCCTTTAACGAGGCGTGGGTCGATATTTTTCCAGTTCGGGATGAGCGCGGTGTTAATTGGCTGCACGCGTTTGCCCATAATAAGGCGCAGCGAGGCGTCGCCGGAGGCCGTGACCAGATCGTAACCGCCCTTCGCCATCAGGCTGACCATTTCATCCGACGTGGCGGCGGTTTTCACATTCACGGCGCAGCCGGTCGATTTTTCAAATTCGGTCACCCAGTCATAGGCTTTGTCGGTCTGGCCGCGTTCGATATAGCCCGGCCACGCGATGATATCGAGGCGGCCTTCACCCTGGCCGAGTTGGGAAGGCGGCTCGGCGGCGCTGGCGATGCTGGTCGTCAGGCACAGCGCGGCGGCCGCGCTAAGCGCGAAAGATTTGGTCATGGTCGTTGCTCCTGTCTGAATGATAAGTCGGCCGCCGTGCCGTAAAAATATCTCCCAAAATAACCATATACAGGCCCGGATAAACGCGCCTGCGGGCGCTGACGGAATTTATTCAGGTTGTGACAAACCGCGCACTCTTTATTGTTTCAGTGCTGTCGTTACATAAATCATGGGGTGGTTTTTCACAGTGTAGACAGGCGCTTAGCGATGTGAAGCGTTTTCCGTTAACTATTATGATTTCATATGCCCGAACGGAAAGACGATTAACAGAAATAATCGCTGTGGAATAAGCCTGAATCAAGCGTGGTTTTTTATTTCGGCAATAACCTTTTCTTTATTTGAGAATATAAACGCGCATCAAAGGGGATTATTTTGCGCGTTTATCGCCTCATTGCGGCGCTTTTGCCATTGCCTCGCGGATAAGCCGTGCGAGGGTCCTGACCGCCTGCTCTTCGCGTTCGCCCCACGCCCAGGAGGCGTTAAAGCGAAAATAGTTATGCCAGCGCGCGCTGGTGGTGAACATTTTGCCAGGCGCAATGCTTATCTGGTGCGCCAGCGCTTGCTCGTGAAGCTTTCCCGCATCAAGCGCCGCGGGTAGTTCTATCCAGAGGAAATAGCCGCTCTCGCTGCGGTGAATTTTAACCGCCTGTGGAAAGTGGCGGCGCAGCGACTGCCACGCCGCCTGTTTGCGCTCCGC
The genomic region above belongs to Cronobacter malonaticus LMG 23826 and contains:
- a CDS encoding FxLYD domain-containing protein, translated to MKRLFTMFVLACTLFMQCARADIAPVALTDVHFVKTEADKLRLDGMVKNLTDRSLRQVYVAFNLLRNGMVVGYTTAITFNLAPDDTWHFEAPCPTRIFKPDHFRLAELSAIP
- a CDS encoding c-type cytochrome; the encoded protein is MKRITLLALSLWAAHTGAQEMSRGEYVARAGDCMACHTAADGAPLAGGLKFATPLGDIYSTNITPDKTHGIGSYSYDEFARAMREGIAKDGHHLYPAMPYPSYAKMSDDDLRALYDYLINEVKPQATANRESDIPWPLSIRWPLGIWNSLFVDHKPFTPRADKSAAWNRGAYLVQGPGHCGACHTPRGVGMQEKAFDERDEQFLAGEALNGWYAPSLRGLKMSEEDLAVLLREGRSKHAALSGPMDEVVTNSTQYLTDDDNRAIANYLLSLPGSEPAKGDAPKVAKAEMENGHQLYARYCATCHASNGEGAEYAVPALKDNLTVNAGNPLTLLRVVLEGGKTAVTQGHLPYSMPGYGWTLSDQDAADVTNYIRGSFGNHAAPVTPAQVKEAREQQHNE
- a CDS encoding putative T6SS immunity periplasmic lipoprotein, which gives rise to MKKWTMLAGVLITGCGASDDLSTRYTHEVSVPVAYQGQNVCLRLPLQTGEKIVSAIVYNTRNPAKQTIFPATKPVTSGAFCMTPAEFTFVAGNDYLAVIEANSASTNAKSTRRAFSAAFHIPQ
- a CDS encoding acyltransferase family protein codes for the protein MGISTQREFAAAINLKGYCRYISKRFLRIAPPYYIAVAVWVYIIDTYGITTKNTTYFDILTHLTFVHNFFGSTLFSISGVFWTIAVEMQFYVLLPFLLYSIRKPFNAWLFFLLTLSLALLIFYFNFNPLYNWGLPVYLPLFIFGYILKINGAPIVNFMDRFKIAPCVTLILLALLLYKGKGYDNNVRPYEIFVSIIFGLIMVKMTSMNWDGGVVRILSFIGSASYSIYLYNYIYMSIKPAVNYNPVSSIVMWLSVIAVGITMYLLVETNTEKLRRFIFSKKAHKTITR
- a CDS encoding NAD(P)-binding protein, with amino-acid sequence MAITRRDFLNGVAITVAAGMTPWQILRASPQTAAQSLYYPPTLTGLRGNHPGSFEQAHALGREDKRFDPASVPVEEEYDLVIVGAGISGLAAACFWQELRGKQQRILLLDNHDDFGGHAKRNEFHVDGKTVLGYGGSESFQSPASNFSEIAMGLLKTLNVSIERMAKSFDQTFYPDHHLSRGVYFDKTNFGVDKIVSGDPGRAVADDIPPDRMNARNIRDFINDFPLPQADRDALIALHTEKKDYLAGLSVEDKVAWLDSHSYSQFLREKVGLSDSAIRYFQQRTNDFQAIGIDGTSASDARICALPGLDGMDLPPLDAESLADLEEPYIYHFPDGNAGLARLMVRHLIPAVAPGNSMEDIVLATFDYSQLDKPAHPVRLRLNSTGVHAANVAGGVEVTYLRDGKLHKVKAGQTVMAGYNMMIPYLVPEIPHEQQEALKQNVKAPLVYSKVVIRNWQPFMKLGVHEIYSPAAPYSRVKLDYPVDMGGYQHPRDPNAPIGLHMVYVPTFPGSGLSAREQFRKGRAFLLGTPFEVHEKMIRDQLQGMFGAAGFDHERDIAAITVNRWSHGYSYFFSGLFDDEEGSQKIIEKARQPVGRITIANSDADWSPYANSAIDQGYRAVKELHEMAKEGA
- a CDS encoding GNAT family N-acetyltransferase, with amino-acid sequence MITTRTATPADAPAISALLTELDYPDTSHFIDQRLAELLAHPDERVLVAEEDGVLLGVLSLHFIPQLALKGDFCRISYFCVSSNARSKGIGRLLESEGETLARARGCDRIEVHCHSRRSDAHRFYYRQGYTESPKYLCKSLVDARREGDKQ